One window of Chloroflexus aggregans DSM 9485 genomic DNA carries:
- the fabF gene encoding beta-ketoacyl-ACP synthase II encodes MTPQAQDRRAMLRSELLGLVREQVTDEAIESQIETLLAEILADDPAVEPQPVVIDQQPPDQRIVVTGIGVVSPFGVGLEPFWSGLTAGRSAIGRITFFDPSSYPCQIAGQANDFQPQAFMDAKEARRMSRASQMAVAAARMAVEHARLPLERMDRDEVGVLIASGTTSMPDVEQAAATLLQRGGMKISPFFIPAALPNMPASQVAIQLGLRGYTTAICTACAAGAQAIGEAAEVIRRGDAEVMLAGGAEAPITALSLGAFCVLRALSTRSNDEPARASRPFDALRDGFVPGEGAAVLVLERLSSAQQRGAPILAELIGYGVSADAYHVTAPDPDGEGAALAMRRALHHARISPQQVDYINAHATSTPAGDIAETRAIKQVFGEYAYSVPISSIKSMIGHLTAAAGAVEAVATILALHHGVIPPTINLEHPDPECDLDYVPNVARSSALQVAISNSFGFGGVNAVLVFRKVM; translated from the coding sequence ATGACCCCGCAAGCACAGGATCGGCGCGCAATGTTGCGGTCTGAACTGCTCGGTCTGGTGCGTGAGCAAGTGACGGACGAAGCTATCGAGTCACAGATCGAGACGTTACTGGCCGAGATATTGGCCGATGATCCGGCGGTTGAGCCGCAACCGGTTGTGATCGACCAACAGCCCCCCGATCAGCGTATCGTTGTAACCGGTATTGGTGTGGTATCGCCGTTCGGGGTGGGGCTTGAGCCATTTTGGTCGGGGTTAACGGCGGGGCGCAGTGCGATTGGACGGATTACCTTTTTTGATCCGAGCAGCTATCCCTGCCAAATTGCCGGGCAAGCTAACGATTTTCAGCCTCAAGCGTTTATGGACGCCAAAGAGGCCCGGCGGATGTCGCGGGCGAGTCAGATGGCGGTGGCTGCCGCGCGTATGGCCGTCGAACATGCCCGCTTGCCGTTAGAACGAATGGATCGCGATGAGGTAGGTGTGCTCATTGCAAGCGGTACTACCTCGATGCCCGACGTTGAACAGGCGGCAGCGACATTGCTTCAGCGCGGTGGTATGAAGATTAGTCCTTTTTTTATTCCGGCGGCCCTGCCCAATATGCCGGCCAGTCAGGTGGCGATCCAGCTTGGTTTGCGTGGCTACACGACGGCTATTTGCACGGCTTGCGCAGCCGGAGCGCAGGCCATCGGCGAAGCGGCAGAGGTGATCCGACGTGGTGATGCAGAGGTGATGTTGGCCGGTGGTGCCGAAGCGCCGATTACTGCTCTGAGCTTGGGTGCGTTTTGCGTGTTGCGGGCGCTGAGCACGCGCAGCAACGATGAACCGGCACGGGCATCGCGCCCATTCGATGCACTCCGCGATGGTTTTGTGCCCGGTGAAGGTGCTGCTGTGCTGGTGCTCGAACGGCTTAGCAGTGCCCAACAGCGTGGAGCACCAATCTTGGCCGAACTGATCGGGTATGGAGTCTCGGCGGACGCCTACCACGTCACTGCCCCCGATCCCGATGGCGAGGGAGCAGCATTGGCGATGCGGCGGGCCTTGCATCACGCCCGTATCTCGCCGCAGCAGGTCGATTATATTAACGCCCACGCTACCAGCACACCTGCCGGTGATATTGCCGAAACGCGGGCGATTAAACAGGTCTTCGGTGAGTATGCCTACAGTGTGCCGATCAGCTCGATCAAATCAATGATCGGCCACCTGACCGCCGCAGCCGGCGCGGTTGAGGCTGTCGCTACCATCTTGGCGTTGCATCACGGTGTGATTCCGCCAACTATTAATCTTGAACATCCCGATCCTGAGTGTGATCTCGATTATGTGCCAAATGTCGCACGCTCGTCAGCTTTGCAAGTAGCGATCTCGAATTCGTTTGGCTTTGGTGGGGTGAATGCAGTGTTGGTGTTTCGTAAAGTGATGTGA
- a CDS encoding nucleoside triphosphate pyrophosphohydrolase family protein: MNADEYQQLALRTLAAGLSRQERLTNAALGLTGEAGEVADTVKKHLFHGHPLDREALMKELGDVLWYAALACDALDTSLSTVMAANIEKLRRRYPEGFSSERSQQRNE; this comes from the coding sequence ATGAACGCCGATGAATATCAGCAGCTCGCGTTGCGAACGCTGGCTGCCGGACTCAGTAGGCAAGAGCGATTGACCAATGCGGCGCTCGGCTTAACCGGTGAAGCGGGAGAAGTAGCCGATACCGTCAAAAAGCATCTCTTCCACGGTCACCCGCTCGACCGCGAAGCCCTGATGAAAGAGCTAGGCGATGTGTTATGGTACGCAGCGCTGGCGTGTGATGCGCTTGATACGTCATTAAGCACGGTTATGGCAGCGAATATCGAGAAACTGCGCCGCCGTTACCCGGAGGGATTTAGTAGTGAACGAAGCCAACAGCGCAATGAGTGA
- a CDS encoding inositol monophosphatase family protein, translating to MSESLEQMLAFARRLAYEAGQITLRYFQQEVTIERKADASPVTIADREAERYLRTAITAAYPDHAVLGEEDGLTGSEQATYRWVLDPIDGTKSFVRGVPLYGVLIGLLRAGEPVLGVIHIPALAETVAAAQGLGCDWNGRPCRVSHVTTLRESLVVGTTAHDYERYGKAAAFRRIIERAGLFRTWGDCYGYVLVATGRAEVALDPAMNVWDAAALFPILSEAGGTYTDWQGVPTIYNEEGIGSNRHVLPELLALISGEEA from the coding sequence ATGAGTGAATCGCTCGAACAGATGCTCGCTTTTGCCCGTCGGCTAGCGTATGAAGCCGGCCAGATCACGTTACGTTACTTTCAGCAAGAAGTGACCATCGAGCGGAAAGCCGATGCTTCGCCGGTAACGATTGCCGACCGGGAAGCCGAACGGTATCTGCGCACCGCTATTACCGCTGCCTATCCCGATCACGCGGTACTCGGCGAAGAAGACGGCTTGACCGGTAGTGAGCAGGCAACCTACCGCTGGGTGCTCGACCCGATCGACGGGACTAAGAGTTTTGTCCGCGGTGTACCACTGTACGGTGTGTTGATCGGATTGCTCCGCGCCGGTGAGCCGGTGTTGGGTGTGATCCACATTCCCGCACTGGCCGAGACGGTCGCGGCTGCGCAAGGATTGGGGTGTGATTGGAACGGTCGCCCCTGCCGTGTCTCGCACGTGACGACCCTGCGTGAGAGTTTGGTCGTCGGTACGACAGCTCACGACTACGAGCGCTACGGCAAAGCCGCTGCCTTCCGACGGATCATCGAACGGGCCGGTCTCTTTCGGACGTGGGGTGATTGCTATGGGTATGTGCTGGTTGCTACCGGGCGGGCCGAAGTGGCGCTCGATCCGGCAATGAACGTCTGGGATGCCGCTGCTCTCTTCCCAATCCTGAGCGAGGCCGGTGGTACGTACACCGACTGGCAGGGCGTACCGACGATCTACAATGAGGAAGGGATCGGAAGCAACCGTCACGTCTTACCCGAATTGTTGGCGCTTATTTCTGGGGAGGAGGCATGA
- the hisB gene encoding imidazoleglycerol-phosphate dehydratase HisB: MSDARRATIERTTGETSVTLTLTIDGSGRADIQTGIGFLDHMLTLWAKHGLFDLTVRAHGDLHVDEHHTAEDVCICLGRALDQALGTRAGIVRTAHSFVPMDEALALVAVDLGGRPYCVMQAEFATPRVGQLGTDLIGHLFESIAFNGRFNLHAQVLYGRNDHHKIEALFKACGRALDAATRYDPRLGGTIPSTKGVL; this comes from the coding sequence ATGAGTGATGCTCGCCGGGCAACCATCGAGCGAACCACCGGCGAAACGAGTGTTACGCTCACATTGACAATTGACGGTAGTGGGCGGGCCGATATTCAGACCGGAATAGGGTTTCTCGATCACATGCTCACCCTGTGGGCCAAGCATGGTCTCTTCGACCTTACCGTTCGCGCACACGGCGATTTGCATGTGGATGAACATCACACCGCCGAAGATGTGTGTATTTGTTTGGGACGCGCTCTTGATCAGGCGCTAGGGACACGGGCCGGGATTGTGCGTACCGCACACAGCTTTGTACCGATGGACGAAGCATTAGCCCTTGTCGCGGTTGATTTGGGAGGCCGTCCCTACTGCGTTATGCAGGCCGAATTTGCCACACCGCGCGTTGGTCAGCTCGGCACCGACCTCATCGGTCATCTGTTCGAGAGCATTGCCTTCAACGGCCGGTTTAATCTCCATGCGCAAGTTTTGTACGGGCGTAACGACCATCACAAGATCGAGGCTCTGTTCAAAGCGTGTGGACGGGCGCTTGACGCGGCTACACGCTACGATCCAAGGCTTGGTGGTACGATTCCCAGCACAAAGGGCGTTTTATGA
- the hisC gene encoding histidinol-phosphate transaminase, whose amino-acid sequence MTPVLSQLIRPEIADLEPYTPIVPLEVLAARLGLPVEQIVKLDANENPYGPAPAALEAIHRTATYHIYPDPEQTALRSALASYTGRPIEEILCGAGADELIDLVLRLIINPGDAIIDCPPTFGMYRFDAGICGGRVISVPRRADFSLDLPAIERAAAQGAKAIFLTAPNNPTGNPLPRTDLLRILELPILVVVDEAYVEFAEPDHAPIGASDLLDDYPNLVILRTFSKWAGLAGLRVGYGLFPRWLSEQLWKIKQPYNVSVAAQAAAVASLNAMTELRRRVQAIVAERERLFARLSEVACLTPFPSVANFILCRVNDRDAHELKLALERRGVLVRHYRTPLLDGYIRISVGTPDQTDTLLATIAEVVNE is encoded by the coding sequence ATGACACCTGTGTTATCACAACTTATTCGTCCCGAAATTGCCGATCTCGAACCGTATACTCCAATCGTGCCATTGGAAGTATTGGCCGCTCGGCTCGGCCTACCGGTCGAACAGATTGTCAAGCTCGATGCTAACGAAAATCCGTATGGGCCTGCCCCGGCGGCGCTGGAGGCCATCCACCGGACGGCAACGTACCACATTTATCCCGATCCTGAACAAACGGCGTTGCGCAGCGCCCTCGCGAGCTATACCGGTCGCCCAATTGAAGAGATTCTCTGCGGGGCCGGTGCCGATGAGTTGATCGATTTGGTTTTGCGCCTAATCATCAATCCCGGTGATGCGATTATCGATTGTCCACCGACGTTTGGCATGTACCGATTTGATGCCGGTATCTGTGGCGGGCGGGTGATCAGCGTACCTCGTCGAGCTGATTTTAGCCTTGATTTGCCGGCTATCGAACGCGCGGCAGCGCAGGGAGCCAAAGCGATCTTTCTCACGGCCCCCAACAATCCCACCGGCAATCCGCTCCCCCGCACCGATCTCCTGCGTATCCTCGAACTACCGATCTTGGTGGTGGTCGATGAGGCGTATGTTGAGTTTGCCGAACCCGACCATGCGCCGATTGGGGCCAGCGATCTCCTCGATGATTACCCAAATCTGGTCATCTTACGGACGTTCAGCAAATGGGCCGGTCTCGCCGGATTGCGGGTCGGTTACGGTCTCTTTCCGCGCTGGCTGAGTGAACAGCTCTGGAAGATTAAGCAACCCTACAATGTATCGGTAGCCGCTCAAGCGGCGGCGGTCGCATCACTCAACGCCATGACCGAGCTGCGCCGGCGCGTACAAGCGATCGTCGCCGAACGCGAACGGTTGTTTGCCCGTTTGAGTGAGGTGGCCTGCCTGACGCCCTTTCCCAGTGTAGCCAACTTTATCCTTTGTCGGGTGAACGACCGTGATGCGCATGAACTCAAGCTCGCGCTTGAACGGCGGGGGGTGTTGGTACGTCACTACCGCACACCACTGCTCGATGGGTATATTCGGATCAGCGTCGGGACGCCGGATCAAACCGATACCTTGCTCGCAACGATTGCCGAGGTGGTCAATGAGTGA
- a CDS encoding PrsW family intramembrane metalloprotease produces MIGFLAAAILSFGPAFIYATIAYWLDRFEKEPRRLLFGAFFWGAFVATLGAIVWTGLAQASLAMFIGEASAEVAGTTLLAPLVEESLKGLAVVIIMLAFPEEFDSRLDGMLYAAITALGFAATENVLYLYFAGYAEGGIGGLITLFVLRVILGGWGHAVYTAWIGLGLAMSRLHPNRTVRIISPFAGWLLAVCLHALHNTMAVVLAGTFGLTGLGVTLIVDWVSWVVVLGLVLWEIRREQLHIAEYLAEEVSAGLISPAHYHAAKSFSGQLRNRVRSAAARRFYEACAELAHKKHHLLNGVGNRQNVMARIQQLRREIAQLVPEVPA; encoded by the coding sequence ATGATAGGGTTCTTAGCTGCTGCCATTCTTAGCTTCGGGCCGGCATTTATCTATGCAACGATTGCCTACTGGCTCGACCGATTTGAAAAAGAACCGCGTCGGCTTCTGTTCGGTGCTTTCTTTTGGGGAGCGTTTGTCGCAACCCTTGGCGCTATTGTCTGGACAGGCCTCGCCCAAGCCTCACTGGCGATGTTTATCGGGGAAGCGTCGGCAGAGGTCGCAGGTACCACCTTGCTCGCGCCGCTGGTCGAAGAGAGTTTGAAGGGATTAGCAGTTGTTATCATCATGCTGGCATTCCCTGAAGAGTTCGACTCGCGCCTCGACGGGATGCTTTACGCAGCGATCACCGCTCTTGGCTTTGCCGCCACCGAAAATGTGCTGTATCTCTACTTTGCCGGGTACGCAGAAGGTGGGATCGGTGGCTTGATCACCCTGTTTGTGCTGCGGGTCATCTTGGGTGGTTGGGGACATGCCGTCTACACGGCGTGGATTGGTTTAGGCCTCGCAATGTCGCGCCTTCACCCCAACCGCACGGTGCGGATTATCTCACCATTTGCCGGTTGGCTGCTGGCCGTCTGTCTGCACGCCTTGCATAACACGATGGCGGTCGTGCTGGCCGGCACATTTGGATTAACCGGTCTTGGCGTGACTCTGATTGTTGATTGGGTGTCGTGGGTTGTGGTGTTGGGCTTAGTACTCTGGGAAATTCGGCGCGAGCAACTGCACATTGCCGAGTACCTTGCCGAAGAGGTGAGCGCCGGTCTCATCTCGCCGGCTCACTATCATGCTGCCAAATCGTTCAGCGGCCAGCTTCGTAACCGGGTGCGTAGTGCTGCTGCACGCCGCTTCTACGAGGCCTGTGCCGAGTTGGCACACAAAAAGCATCACTTACTCAACGGTGTTGGGAATCGACAGAATGTGATGGCACGCATTCAACAACTACGTCGCGAAATTGCGCAATTGGTGCCGGAAGTGCCGGCGTAG